The genomic window ACCCGGGCGGCTATACGAACCCCGATGTGGACAGGCTCATCGAGGAGGGCGGCTCCGAGTTCGACCTCGACGCCCGCCGGCAGGCCTACGAGGAGATCCAGCGCATCGTCTGGGAGGAAGCCCCCTGGCTGTTCACCTACCGCGCCTCGATCTTCTTCGCCCACGACGCCGCGCTGCAGGACATCAAGGTGCTGCCCGGCACCGAGATGCCGTACTTCTGGCTGGCGCACTACTAGGCCACCGCTAGGTCGTTCCCGGCCGCCCTCGTGGCGCCGGGAACGACGTTCCTTCGCCGCCTTGCCCGACGCTCACACCGACAGGAGCCAGCGTGAACCCACCCGTAGTCATCTCGCGCGAGGAGCTGAGGCGCCGGCAGGAGCACGCCCGCGAGCGCGCGTCCGCGCTCGGCGCCCGGGCCCTGGTGGTCGTGGGAGGGCCCTTCTACGACCGCCCCGGCGACCTCCTCTACCTCAGCGGCCACCAGCCGCCGTTCCCGACCTCGAACTTCGAGGGCGAGCACAGGGGCCTCGGCTACGGGGCCGTGGTGCTGCCGGTGAGCGGCGGCACGCACCTGATCGTCGACACGGTCGCCTACCGGGCGGAGCGGATCGCCGCCGACGAGGTCGTAGCGACCTCGAACGTGCCCGCCGCGCTGCGCAGGACCCTGCAGAGGCTAGGGCTGGCCGGCCAGCGGCTGGCGTTCGTCGGGCTGCAGGTGGCGCCGTACGCGCTCGTCGCGGAGGCGACGGACGGCCTCGGCGTGGAGCTCGTCCCCGCCGACGCGGTGCTCCGCGAGGCCAGGCGGAGGAAGAGCCCCGCCGAGCTGGAGGCGCTGCGCCGGGCCGCCGAGGTCGCCGAGGTCGGCATGGCTGCGGCGCTGGCGGCCATCGCGCCGGGGCGTACCGAGTCGGAGGTGGCGGCGGCGGGCATCGCCGCGTCGATCGCCGCGGGCGCCGACTTCGTCCGCTACATGAGGGTCCTTTCCGGCCCGTACGCCGGCTGGCCGCACCGCTGGCCGCCGGCCACCGACCGCGTGCTGGTCGAGGGCGACACCGTCTGCATCGACCACATCGGCGCCGTCAACGGCTACCAGTTCGACATCCTGCGCGCGCAGGTCGTCGGCGAGGGCACGCGGGAGCTGCACGACCTGATGCGGGTAGCGCGCGAAGCGACCGAGGCCGCGATCGCCGCATGCGGACCCGGCGTGCCGGTCAGGGACGTGGTGGCCGCCGCCGACGCCGTGCTGGAGCGCGCCGGGCACCTCGAGCACCGCGCGCGCTTCACCGGCCACGGCATCGGCCTCGAGACCGTCGAGGCGCCGCTGGTCATGCAGACCTCGAACGAGGTCCTCGTCGAGGGCGACGTGATCTGCCTGGAGCCGGGGATCCTCAAGCGCGGCTCCTACGGCGCCAGGTTCGAGTACGAGGTGGCGATCACAGCCGACGGGCATGAGGTGCTGGCGCGCGAGCCGTCCGGCGCCGCCTGACCTCGCCGACATGCGGCGGGAGGGTGCCTCGCCCGTCGGTCGTGACGACTAGCCGCACAGGGTCTCGACCAGCGACATGGCGACGGGGGACAGGGCGGCGCGCCTGGGCCACGCGACGTGCAGCGTGAAGCTCAGCAGGTTGCCGTCGTGTCCGCGGAGGGGTCGGCGCGGCAGGTCGTAGCCGCGCAGGTCCACCGAGTCCCCCATGATCGCGATCCCCAGGCCGCTCTCGGCCAGGGCCGCCAACGTCTGTCCCACGCTGCACTGGTAGACGACGTCGGGCTCCACCCGGGCGAGCTGGCAGGCCGACCTCAGAAGCTGGTTCGAGAGGAAGTCGTCGCTGTTCGTCACGACGACTTCGCGGTGGAGCTCCGTGACGTCGAGCGGCGCGCCCGGTTCCGAGTCCGCCAGCCGATGGCCCAGGGGCAGCAGAGCCTGCACGGTGACCGTGGTGACGTAGCGGTGGTCGAAGTGGGGAGGGACGGGTCCCGCGACGATGCCGAGGTCGCACTCGCCCTTCTCGAGCACGAAGCGCATCTGGCTAGCGCCGGCCTCGATCATCGCCAACCGCGCCGTGGGATGCGCGCGCAGCCAGCTCGACAGGCGCCGGGCGAGGAAGCTGCCCGCGGCCGTGGCGGCCGCGCCTAGCCGAACGGTCTCCGTCCACCGTCCGCTCACGCTGGCCTCGACCTCGGCGACCGTCTCGAGTATGCGTTTCGCGCCCGCCACAAGCGTCCGGCCCGCGCTGGTGGGTCTGATCCCCCACGGACCACGGTCGAGGAGCCGTACCCCCAGCTCCGCCTCCAGCTGCTGGACCTTCCGAGTGAGGGACGGCTGCGCGACGGAGAGGGCGTCGGCGGCGGCGTTGAACCCGCCGTGGTCCACCACCGCGACGAACGCCCGCAGGCCCGACAGGTTCATGATGCGAGAACGATATCACAGGATGCCATAGTGATATTGGACAAGCATCGCAAGCTGTCCTATCGTTCTCGCAACGCGAACAGGGTTAGGAGAGTCGATCGGTGAGCGCTGTGGACACGGTCGTCAAGGGCGGCCACATCATCACGTCGACGTCGCGCTTCGCGGCGTCCGTCGGTATCAGGGGCGGCAAGATCGCCGGCATCTACCAGCCAGGCAGCGAGCCCGACGCTGCCGAGGTCATCGACGCGACCGGCCTCGCCGTCCTACCCGGGGTCGTGGACACGCACAGCCACCACCGCGAACCGGGGTTCACCCACAAGGAGGACATCGAGTCGGCGACCCGCGCCTGCGCGGCCGGAGGGGTTACCACGACGGTCGCGATGCCGAACGTGTACCCGCCGCCCACCACGCTGGAGCGCCTCGAGTCCATGTTCGCGCTCTACAGGCAGAAGGCGGTCGTGGACTGGAACGTGAACCCCGCGGGCACGGACCTGCAGCAGATCCCGCGCATGGCCGCCACGGGCGTGCCCGCGATGAAGATCTTCATGGTCGTGGACACCGGCCGCGACTACCCGCACATGCCCGGGATCGGCGTCCACGAGCACGGGAAGATCATGGCGATCATGGAGGCGTGCGCGGCGGCGGATATCCCGCTGATGGTGCACCCCCACGACCAATCCCTGATGAGCCACATCGAGGAGGGGTTCTGGGCGCGCGGTGAGAGGGACGCCCTCGCCTACGCCAAGGCCTACGCCTCGCACGACGGGCTGATCTGGGAGAGCGCTATCGCGCTGCTGCTGCGGCTGCAACGGGCCACGGGAGTCCACCTGCACCTGCTTCACATCCAGACCGAGGGCAGCGTCGAGCTGCTGCGCGAGGCGAAGGGCAGGGGCCAGCGGGTCAGCGCCGAGATCAACCCCTGGGCGCTGTTCCTGGGCAACGACTGGGCCAACATCGAGCGCCTCGGTTCCTACGCCCTCTCCTACTACGTCCCGGAGAAGAACACGCCGGCGCTGTGGAAGGGGCTCAACGACGGGACCATCGACATCGTCGCCACCGACCACGCTCCGCACACCCGCGAGGAGAAGGAGGTCGGCTGGACGGACGGCTGGAAGGCACACACCGGTACGCCGTCGACGCAGCACTACCTGAGCCTCCTCCTCGATGCCGCCGACAAGGGCCTGATCTCGTACGAGAGGGTGGTGGACGCCACCTCCACGCGGCCGGCCCGGCTGTTCAGGCTGCGGGACAAGGGGCGCATCGAAGTGGGGGCCGACGCGGACCTGGTGCTGGCAGACCTCGAGGCCGAGTCCGAGATCAGCGACGCGGAGGTCCTCAGCCGGAACGGTTGGACCCCGTACGCCGGCGTGAGGGTGAAGGGCGTCCCGCGGCGCACCTTGCTGCGCGGGAGGACGGTCTTCCTCGACGGCGAGGTGACGGGGGAGCCAGGGTACGGCGCCCAGGCCGTCGCCTACACGCCCAGCTACGAGAAGGGTCTGTTGGGGCAAGCCGTATGAGCCTGATGGCCGCCCAACCCGAACGGAGCGAGGCCGCGACGAAGCAAGCAGACCCAGGCAGAGGACCCGGCCTAGAGGCGGCCACCGCGCCGCACAGGCCCTCGCTCGCCGACTGGTTCGGCGGCACCTCGTGGTCTGCCAAGGCGTTCCGCCTCGTGCTCTCGTTCGGTCTGGCGGCCGCGGTCTGGGAGGTGGTGGCGCGCTACTTCGTCACCAACAGGCTCATCCTCGTGCCGTTCAGCGAGGTCCTCACGGCGCTGGTGCAGGAGGTGACGACCGGCCAGCTATGGGTCCACGCTCGCGTCACGCTGCTGGAGATCGCGATCGCGTTCCCCATGGCCGTCGTCATCGGCATGGCGCTGGGGCTCGTCATCGCGTCGAGCCGCGTCGTCCAGCAGGTCCTCGACCCCCTCTTGACCGCCGCGTACTCGGTGCCCATCGTCGCGCTCGCCCCCCTGTTCGTGGCCTGGCTGGGCTTCGGCGTCGAGTCGAAGGTCGCGATCATCCTGCTGGTGGCCGTGTTCCCCATCGTCATCAACACCGAGGTGGGCCTCCGCTCGACCGACGCAGGTCTCATCGAGGCCGCGCGGTCGTTCAACGCCACGCGCTGGCAGGTGTTCCGGACGGTGTCGCTGCCGTTCGCGATCCCCTTCATCATCGGCGGCATGCGCGTGGCCTTCACGCGCACCCTCGTCGGCGTCGTCGTGGCCGAGTTCTTCGGCGCCTTCGCCGGCTTCGGCTACGTGATCCTCTCGGCCAGCCAGACGTACGCCACGGCGCGCCTGCTGGGGTACGTGGTGCTGCTCGCGATACTCGGGATGGTCAGCAGCATCGCCCTGCGGGCGTGGGAGGCCCGGCTGGCGCCGTGGCGGGAGGTGCGCGAGTGAGCGAGCCCTCGCTGCCCTCCTCCGCCCCGGGCGTGCAGGCCTCTCAGGCCCCCGCCCTGCGACTGAGCGGCCTGGGACGCGTGTTCAGGGCGCCCGGCGGCGGCACCGTCACGGCCCTGGAGGACGTGAACCTCGAGGTGGAGCACGGCGCCTTCGTGGGCATCGTGGGCGCCAGTGGCAGCGGCAAGTCCACGCTCCTGCGCATCGTCGACGGGCTCCTGGCGCCCAGCCAGGGGACGGTAGAGGTGGACGGCAGGGCCGTGACCGGGCCCGGCCCCGACCGCGCGTTCGTCTTCCAGCAGGACAACCTGCTGCCCTGGCGGACGATCGCCGGCAACGTCGGGTACGGGCTGGACCTCGCCGGCCGGCCGAAGGCCGAGGTGCGCGCGCGCGTGCAGGCGCTTATCGACCTCACCGGCCTGACGGGCTTCGAGGCGTACTACCCGCACCAGGTCTCGGGCGGCATGCGGCAGCGGGCCAACGTCGCGCGCGCCTTGGCGATGGACCCGAAGATCCTCCTGCTAGACGAGCCCTTCGCGGCGCTCGACGCCCAGACGCGCGAGATCATGCAGGCGGAGCTGCTGCGCATCTGGGGCGGTCAGCGGAAGACCGTGCTGTTCGTCACGCACCAGATCGACGAGGCCGTCTACCTGTCCGACCGGGTGGTCGTCCTCAGCGCTCGCCCCGGCACGGTCCGCGAGGTCGTCGAGGTCGACCTCCCTCGGCCACGCGAGCTGGGCGTCAAGCGCACACCCGCGTTCCTCGAGCTGGTCGACCACATCTGGCGACTGATCGAGCAGGAGGTACGTCAAGGCATGGGAGTGACGCCCATCGGCGCTCGGCCGACGGCGACCACGAACCGGGCCTAGAAGGGAAGGGGCAAGCGTGAAGCACGTGAAGAGGTCTCTCCTAGCGGTGGCAGCGGTCCTGCTGGTCTTGGGTTCCCCGGCGGCAGCCCAAGACGGCGAGCTCGAGGAGGTCACCCTCGCCACCCTGGCGCCCAGCGCGCTGCTGTGGCTCCACGCCATCGCCGTCGACCAGGACTTCTACGCCGCGAACGGCGTGTCGGTGACGACGGTGCAGGCGCAGAGCAGCGCCGCCCTCGCCCAGGCCGTGGCCAGCGGCAGCGCGAACGCCGGCGTGGCGCTGGGTGACAACGTCATGCGGGCGATCGACGAGGGCGCGCCGCTCGTGATATCCGGTGCGATCCTCGCCAAGCCCATCCTGAGGCTGATCGGCACGACCGAGACGGCGGCGGACCTGGCCGGTAAGCGCGTCACCGGCGGCGCGGTCACCGGCGGCACCTCGGACCTGCTGCTCTACATGCTGATGAACGCCGGCGTGCAGCCGGACCAGGTGCAGGTCGTGGGCATCCCGAACTCCCGCGACCGTCTCGTGGGCTTCCAGAACGGCCAGCTCGAGGGCGGTCTGCTCATCGCCCCGTTCGACATACAGGCGCTGCGCGAGGGCTTCAACCTGCTCGATGTCTACACCGACTACTGGCTGGAGACGCCCCTGATCCTGAACC from Trueperaceae bacterium includes these protein-coding regions:
- a CDS encoding ABC transporter permease → MAAQPERSEAATKQADPGRGPGLEAATAPHRPSLADWFGGTSWSAKAFRLVLSFGLAAAVWEVVARYFVTNRLILVPFSEVLTALVQEVTTGQLWVHARVTLLEIAIAFPMAVVIGMALGLVIASSRVVQQVLDPLLTAAYSVPIVALAPLFVAWLGFGVESKVAIILLVAVFPIVINTEVGLRSTDAGLIEAARSFNATRWQVFRTVSLPFAIPFIIGGMRVAFTRTLVGVVVAEFFGAFAGFGYVILSASQTYATARLLGYVVLLAILGMVSSIALRAWEARLAPWREVRE
- a CDS encoding dihydroorotase family protein, which gives rise to MSAVDTVVKGGHIITSTSRFAASVGIRGGKIAGIYQPGSEPDAAEVIDATGLAVLPGVVDTHSHHREPGFTHKEDIESATRACAAGGVTTTVAMPNVYPPPTTLERLESMFALYRQKAVVDWNVNPAGTDLQQIPRMAATGVPAMKIFMVVDTGRDYPHMPGIGVHEHGKIMAIMEACAAADIPLMVHPHDQSLMSHIEEGFWARGERDALAYAKAYASHDGLIWESAIALLLRLQRATGVHLHLLHIQTEGSVELLREAKGRGQRVSAEINPWALFLGNDWANIERLGSYALSYYVPEKNTPALWKGLNDGTIDIVATDHAPHTREEKEVGWTDGWKAHTGTPSTQHYLSLLLDAADKGLISYERVVDATSTRPARLFRLRDKGRIEVGADADLVLADLEAESEISDAEVLSRNGWTPYAGVRVKGVPRRTLLRGRTVFLDGEVTGEPGYGAQAVAYTPSYEKGLLGQAV
- a CDS encoding Xaa-Pro peptidase family protein; this encodes MNPPVVISREELRRRQEHARERASALGARALVVVGGPFYDRPGDLLYLSGHQPPFPTSNFEGEHRGLGYGAVVLPVSGGTHLIVDTVAYRAERIAADEVVATSNVPAALRRTLQRLGLAGQRLAFVGLQVAPYALVAEATDGLGVELVPADAVLREARRRKSPAELEALRRAAEVAEVGMAAALAAIAPGRTESEVAAAGIAASIAAGADFVRYMRVLSGPYAGWPHRWPPATDRVLVEGDTVCIDHIGAVNGYQFDILRAQVVGEGTRELHDLMRVAREATEAAIAACGPGVPVRDVVAAADAVLERAGHLEHRARFTGHGIGLETVEAPLVMQTSNEVLVEGDVICLEPGILKRGSYGARFEYEVAITADGHEVLAREPSGAA
- a CDS encoding ABC transporter ATP-binding protein, giving the protein MSEPSLPSSAPGVQASQAPALRLSGLGRVFRAPGGGTVTALEDVNLEVEHGAFVGIVGASGSGKSTLLRIVDGLLAPSQGTVEVDGRAVTGPGPDRAFVFQQDNLLPWRTIAGNVGYGLDLAGRPKAEVRARVQALIDLTGLTGFEAYYPHQVSGGMRQRANVARALAMDPKILLLDEPFAALDAQTREIMQAELLRIWGGQRKTVLFVTHQIDEAVYLSDRVVVLSARPGTVREVVEVDLPRPRELGVKRTPAFLELVDHIWRLIEQEVRQGMGVTPIGARPTATTNRA
- a CDS encoding LysR family transcriptional regulator, which codes for MNLSGLRAFVAVVDHGGFNAAADALSVAQPSLTRKVQQLEAELGVRLLDRGPWGIRPTSAGRTLVAGAKRILETVAEVEASVSGRWTETVRLGAAATAAGSFLARRLSSWLRAHPTARLAMIEAGASQMRFVLEKGECDLGIVAGPVPPHFDHRYVTTVTVQALLPLGHRLADSEPGAPLDVTELHREVVVTNSDDFLSNQLLRSACQLARVEPDVVYQCSVGQTLAALAESGLGIAIMGDSVDLRGYDLPRRPLRGHDGNLLSFTLHVAWPRRAALSPVAMSLVETLCG
- a CDS encoding ABC transporter substrate-binding protein gives rise to the protein MKHVKRSLLAVAAVLLVLGSPAAAQDGELEEVTLATLAPSALLWLHAIAVDQDFYAANGVSVTTVQAQSSAALAQAVASGSANAGVALGDNVMRAIDEGAPLVISGAILAKPILRLIGTTETAADLAGKRVTGGAVTGGTSDLLLYMLMNAGVQPDQVQVVGIPNSRDRLVGFQNGQLEGGLLIAPFDIQALREGFNLLDVYTDYWLETPLILNRDWAQANPEAARGVTRAFADAAAWIYEPENRDDAVRILSEYTGIEEDIVQEAYEFIVLEQQAISPDLSVPEDSLRNILVISQAVHGGEMPPFELSKYYDPSYLE